A section of the Primulina eburnea isolate SZY01 chromosome 1, ASM2296580v1, whole genome shotgun sequence genome encodes:
- the LOC140805911 gene encoding uncharacterized protein → MQSTIQGQVQERVQGTTNSSENGAYDRFRRMNPPEFIGGPDPLVALEWVKALEAIFNYLKFTDQEKVSCSVFMLVKAVRIWWEATKVTVNVEELKWNEFKDLFQAKYFSREIKAKKVKEFLELRQASLSVAEYILKFEEGCVFVPFIAENDKDKGEHFLRGLKPEIIRDVHMSKVVTYQEIVERALLAEHDEQEIEKERQLRRQVFQAKGQGSSVNVRGGYKGKGKMEQRSRLPLPPTDSERPLCPKCGKPHKGECLIGSGRCYRCKEMGHTVYNCPLAVGKGKVQGRIFTITKEGANPDASVISGNIFILGKEALTLIDTGATHSFISEEFMHTISVKPAVVPVEFNIVLPSGEEIWTNSIFKACPVLMGSRLLYADLIVIPMIAFDVILGMDWLSAYRAVINCVSKTVQFLADDYEKDLFVGVISSLSIPIISCLQATKLLHKDCVGYLASVLDTRKESRIQLQDIDVVQDYPDVFEEDVPGLPPDREVEFVIDLIPGTAPISKAPYRLAPTEMKELKNQLQELLDKDFVVYSDASKLGLGAVLMQHGKIAPLKGVMRFGKKGKLSPRYIGPFEILNKIGERAYRLALPPDLDRVHNIFHVSMLRKYIANPSHVLRYESLELLPNLSYDEKPVQILDHKVKVLRNKEIGIVKVLWRNQVIEEATWEPEEEKKQRYPNLFVNR, encoded by the exons ATGCAATCGACGATTCAAGGTCAAGTTCAAGAACGAGTCCAAGGCACGACAAACAGTTCTGAAAATGGTGCTTATGATCGTTTCAGGCGGATGAACCCTCCTGAATTTATTGGTGGTCCTGATCCATTAGTAGCTCTAGAATGGGTTAAAGCTTTGGAAGCCATCTTCAACTATTTGAAATTCACTGATCAAGAGAAGGTTAGTTGTTCTGTGTTTATGTTGGTCAAGGCTGTTCGTATTTGGTGGGAAGCCACCAAAGTGACTGTTAATGTTGAAGAACTGAAGTGGAACGAGTTTAAAGATTTATTTCAAgccaaatatttttcaagggAAATTAAGGCCAAGAAGGTGAAAGAATTTCTTGAGTTAAGACAGGCTTCTTTGTCTGTAGCTGAGTACATACTGAAATTTGAAGAAGGTTGTGTATTTGTTCCGTTTATTGCTGAGAatgacaaggataaaggtgaACATTTTCTTCGTGGGTTGAAGCCCGAAATTATAAGGGATGTGCATATGTCCAAGGTGGTGACATATCAAGAAATTGTGGAAAGAGCCTTACTTGCTGAACACGATGAGCAAGAGATAGAGAAGGAAAGGCAGTTGAGGAGACAAGTTTTTCAAGCTAAAGGTCAGGGTTCAAGTGTAAATGTTCGAGGAGGTTATAAAGGCAAAGGTAAGATGGAGCAGCGTAGTAGGCTTCCTTTGCCTCCTACAGATAGTGAACGaccattgtgtcccaagtgtggaaAGCCACACAAGGGAGAATGTTTAATCGGAAGTGGTCGTTGCTACAGATGTAAGGAAATGGGACACACAGTATATAATTGTCCTCTTGCGGTGGGAAAAGGAAAAGTTCAGGGCAGAATCTTTACGATCACAAAAGAGGGTGCAAATCCTGATGCTTCAGTCATATCAGGTAATATTTTCATTTTGGGTAAAGAAGCACTTACCTTAATCGATACTGGTGCAacacattcttttatatctGAGGAGTTTATGCATACTATATCTGTTAAACCTGCTGTGGTGCCTGTTGAATTTAATATTGTGTTGCCTTCTGGAGAAGAAATTTGGACAAATAGTATATTTAAGGCTTGTCCAGTGTTGATGGGATCAAGATTgttgtatgcagatttaattgTAATTCCAATGATTGcatttgatgtgatattgggtATGGATTGGTTGTCTGCTTATCGTGCTGTGATTAACTGTGTTAGCAAGACAGTACAATTTTTAGCAGATGATTATGAGAAGGATTTATTTGTTGGTGTTATCTCTTCATTAAGTATCCCTATTATTTCTTGTCTTCAAGCCACTAAATTGTTGCACAAGGACTGTGTTGGTTACTTAGCTTCAGTTTTGGATACAAGAAAGGAAAGTAGAATACAATTACAGGACATTGACGTGGTTCAGGATTAtcctgatgtatttgaggagGATGTACCTGGATTACCACCTGATCGAGaagtagagtttgttattgatttaattcCAGGTACAGCCCCAATTTCTAAGGCTCCATACAGATTGGCTCctactgaaatgaaagaattaaagaatCAATTGCAGGAgttattagataaag attttgttgtctattCAGATGCTTCAAAACTGGGGTTAGGTGCTGTACTGATGCAGCATGGAaaa atagcTCCTCTCAAAGgagttatgagatttggcaagaaaggtaaGTTaagtcctcgatacattggaccatttgaaattCTAAATAAGATTGGAGAGCGAGCCTATCGTCTTGCTTTGCCACCGGACTTGGACCGAGTTCATAATATATTTCATGTATCCATGCTTCGTAAGTATATTGCTAATCCATCTCATGTTCTTCGGTACGAGTCATTGGAACTTTTGCCTAACCTAAGCTATGATGAAAAACCGGTTCAAATTCTTGATCATAAGGTTAAGGTGTTAAGGAACAAAGAAATTGGCATTGTCAAGGTTCTTTGGAGAAATCAAGTGAttgaagaggccacgtgggaacctgAAGAGGAGAAGAAGCAACGTTATCCTAATCTATTCGTTAATAGGTAA